One region of Prosthecobacter debontii genomic DNA includes:
- a CDS encoding restriction endonuclease: MLDPFVTLSEAGFSAQNGAGLIGPGIWTPELIVSLDWLRLAEVVRSIASHAGCELAGSRVLPDGSLLFGMIERPTTSHPQRALVKLSAWNEWGATSESVAHFAREVRTASRTRGILVAPAGFNSAAQLTAQEHRIEMVDAQALCAVLKSLPPERSDLFYTIATAGLHTTPSCPICLMKMERVDPASQNNPASIRVISERGLFAEPVICDLLDIAPGAEVEFLYPVQSRAMRVCGHAAGDFSCDGTVTIQAGGLLDGRIAAKAVNVLEGGELRGQFRILDAEKVEPFVQQPERWHWGCRNLEGKAECRDITFEPHG; encoded by the coding sequence ATGCTCGATCCTTTTGTCACATTGAGTGAGGCAGGCTTCTCCGCCCAGAACGGAGCGGGCTTGATCGGCCCTGGCATCTGGACACCCGAGCTCATTGTCAGTTTGGACTGGCTGCGCTTGGCCGAGGTCGTTCGCTCGATTGCCAGTCATGCGGGTTGTGAGCTGGCGGGCTCACGCGTTTTACCGGATGGATCTCTGTTGTTTGGTATGATCGAACGGCCCACCACCAGCCATCCTCAACGAGCCCTGGTGAAGCTTTCCGCCTGGAATGAATGGGGAGCTACTTCAGAAAGTGTGGCCCATTTCGCTCGGGAAGTGCGCACGGCCAGCCGCACCCGCGGAATCCTCGTTGCCCCAGCCGGATTCAACTCGGCGGCCCAGCTCACGGCACAAGAACATCGCATCGAGATGGTGGACGCTCAGGCTCTCTGCGCGGTTTTGAAAAGCCTGCCTCCGGAGCGCAGTGATCTTTTTTACACCATCGCCACTGCAGGGCTGCACACGACTCCCTCATGCCCCATCTGCCTGATGAAGATGGAAAGGGTGGACCCCGCCAGCCAAAACAACCCGGCTTCCATACGAGTGATTTCAGAGCGCGGCCTGTTCGCCGAGCCTGTGATCTGTGACCTGCTGGATATCGCCCCAGGAGCCGAGGTGGAGTTTCTCTATCCTGTGCAGAGTCGGGCGATGCGGGTGTGCGGCCATGCGGCGGGCGATTTTTCATGCGATGGCACCGTCACCATTCAAGCGGGAGGCCTGCTGGACGGACGCATCGCAGCGAAGGCGGTGAATGTGCTGGAAGGTGGAGAACTGAGGGGGCAGTTCCGCATTCTGGATGCCGAGAAGGTGGAGCCCTTCGTGCAACAGCCTGAGCGTTGGCATTGGGGGTGCCGGAATTTGGAAGGAAAAGCGGAGTGCCGGGACATCACTTTCGAGCCCCATGGATGA
- a CDS encoding ClpP family protease → MNRAHLLVFSMLGSSVALADIPLGEVVPVKLPPTVKTVPEVTAPAEKPANPVAKAAGDLVEAAVVKAAEQSQKPDPLETIKAETAKLVAEREKITAQMALDQALQDEKFAERKRAMAEIQMRIDEMETQMDLAETEERTKNAAATLALRLKGEKLGLESLAAKNEVDTEGYRMKQEENAIRRQTSALALEIELQQKQSEARTYAGAKTPTYLKDPLQGRKLILSDRTIPLNGVITSKTADSLADRIAYFNNRDAEAPIFIVIDDCPGGSVMAGYKIIKAMHGSKAPVYTVVKSFAASMAACITTVSKRSFAYPNAIILHHQLSAGVMGNLTQQRESVKELEEWWKRLADPVAEKMGITREEFITRMYKKSSTGDWNEFADDAQKLGWVDTIVDEIEETALLRHPDTQQPATTTLIRTAGVDAIDNGVVEAKDEHGRPAAMLPRLNPLDAYWMYNPDGFYRMQ, encoded by the coding sequence ATGAATCGCGCTCACCTTCTTGTTTTTTCCATGCTGGGCTCCAGCGTGGCTTTGGCAGACATTCCCTTGGGGGAGGTAGTCCCAGTGAAGTTGCCACCCACGGTGAAAACCGTGCCTGAAGTCACCGCTCCGGCGGAAAAGCCAGCCAATCCTGTTGCAAAAGCCGCAGGGGATCTCGTGGAAGCTGCGGTGGTGAAAGCCGCCGAACAATCTCAAAAGCCTGATCCGCTGGAAACGATCAAGGCTGAGACAGCCAAGCTGGTGGCCGAACGGGAGAAGATCACGGCTCAGATGGCGCTGGATCAAGCGCTGCAGGATGAAAAGTTCGCTGAACGCAAGCGCGCCATGGCGGAGATCCAGATGCGCATTGATGAGATGGAAACCCAGATGGACTTGGCGGAAACCGAGGAGCGCACCAAAAATGCTGCGGCTACCCTGGCCCTGCGCTTGAAAGGTGAAAAGCTCGGTCTGGAATCCCTCGCTGCAAAAAACGAGGTGGATACGGAAGGCTACCGGATGAAGCAGGAGGAAAACGCTATCCGTCGGCAAACCTCAGCCTTGGCCTTGGAGATCGAGCTGCAACAGAAACAATCCGAGGCCCGCACCTATGCCGGTGCCAAGACCCCCACTTACCTCAAAGACCCGCTGCAAGGCCGGAAGCTTATCCTGTCTGACCGCACCATCCCGCTCAATGGCGTGATCACCAGCAAGACGGCAGACAGCTTGGCGGACCGCATCGCTTACTTTAACAACCGGGATGCCGAAGCCCCTATCTTCATCGTTATCGATGACTGCCCCGGCGGTAGTGTGATGGCGGGTTACAAAATCATCAAGGCCATGCACGGCTCCAAAGCCCCCGTTTACACCGTGGTCAAATCCTTCGCCGCCAGCATGGCTGCCTGCATCACCACCGTTTCGAAGCGCTCCTTTGCCTATCCAAATGCCATCATCCTCCACCACCAGCTCAGCGCCGGTGTCATGGGGAACCTTACCCAACAGCGCGAGAGTGTGAAGGAACTCGAAGAGTGGTGGAAACGCCTCGCCGATCCTGTGGCGGAAAAGATGGGGATCACTCGTGAGGAGTTCATCACCCGCATGTATAAGAAATCGTCCACGGGCGATTGGAACGAGTTTGCCGATGACGCACAGAAGCTGGGCTGGGTGGACACCATCGTCGATGAGATTGAGGAGACCGCCCTGCTCCGTCACCCAGACACGCAGCAGCCTGCCACCACCACCCTCATCCGCACCGCCGGAGTGGACGCGATCGATAACGGTGTGGTTGAAGCCAAGGACGAACATGGACGCCCCGCCGCCATGCTGCCTCGCCTGAATCCGCTGGATGCTTACTGGATGTATAACCCCGATGGGTTCTACCGCATGCAGTAA
- a CDS encoding NUDIX domain-containing protein, translating into MAHPSPVSPDNPWTTLSTREGYSNPWIRVREDQVINPRGGHGIYGVVEYQNRAVGVVPVDDQGYTWLVGQWRYCHDRYEWEIPEGGCPPGEETAECARRELLEETGLHAAQIEPLLMGIQLSNSTTNEVCDIFVARGISQGVPNPDETEKLEVWRLPLSEAIEMALDGRIRDSVSVLALLRLRS; encoded by the coding sequence ATGGCCCATCCATCTCCTGTTTCCCCTGACAATCCCTGGACGACGCTCAGCACCCGGGAAGGTTATTCGAATCCGTGGATCCGGGTTCGGGAAGATCAGGTCATCAATCCCCGTGGCGGCCATGGCATCTATGGCGTGGTCGAATACCAAAATCGTGCCGTCGGCGTCGTTCCCGTCGATGACCAAGGCTACACCTGGCTGGTGGGCCAATGGCGCTATTGTCATGACCGCTACGAATGGGAAATCCCAGAAGGTGGTTGCCCTCCTGGAGAAGAAACAGCGGAGTGTGCCCGGCGTGAGCTTCTGGAAGAAACGGGGCTACATGCCGCCCAGATCGAACCGCTTCTGATGGGGATCCAACTCTCCAACTCCACCACCAATGAAGTCTGCGATATCTTCGTGGCCCGGGGCATCAGCCAAGGAGTGCCGAACCCTGATGAGACCGAAAAGCTGGAAGTCTGGCGGCTTCCCCTGAGTGAAGCCATTGAGATGGCACTCGATGGCCGCATCCGGGACAGTGTCAGCGTGCTGGCGTTGTTACGATTGCGCTCTTGA